A region from the Eublepharis macularius isolate TG4126 chromosome 13, MPM_Emac_v1.0, whole genome shotgun sequence genome encodes:
- the ATG4A gene encoding cysteine protease ATG4A isoform X1, with the protein MESEYLEELPETDEPVWILGRQHHLKNDKSKLLSDVSARLWFTYRRKFSPIGGTGPSSDAGWGCMLRCGQMMLAQALICRHLGRDWLWEKHRKQPEEYHKVLHCFLDRKDCCYSIHQMAQMGVGEGKSIGEWFGPNTVAQVLKKLALFDEWNSLAVYVSMDNTVVIEDIKKMCWFPSQDCPSAHCSSLLHKSLLSRNKSPGGFCCGWKPLLLIVPLRLGINHINPVYVDAFKECFKMPQSLGALGGKPNNAYYFIGFLGNELIYLDPHTTQLFVDSEENGTVDDHSFHCQQAPHRMKILNLDPSVALGFFCKEEKDFDNWCSLVQKEIHKQQSLRMFELVQKHPPHWPPFVPPTKPEVTTTGAELIESTDKLFELEEEFEILSV; encoded by the exons AGTATCTAGAAGAGCTTCCAGAGACTGATGAGCCAGTGTGGATCTTGGGAAGGCAGCACCACCTTAAAAATG ATAAATCTAAACTATTGTCTGATGTAAGTGCTCGTCTTTGGTTTACCTATAGAAGAAAGTTTTCACCAATTG GTGGCACGGGCCCATCCTCCGATGCTGGCTGGGGCTGCATGCTGCGATGTGGACAGATGATGCTAGCCCAGGCTCTGATCTGCCGGCACTTGGGGCGGG ATTGGCTGTGGGAAAAACACAGAAAGCAACCTGAAGAATATCACAAGGTCTTGCATTGTTTCCTGGACAGAAAGGACTGCTGTTATTCCATCcaccaaatgg CACAGATGGGTGTTGGCGAAGGGAAGTCCATTGGCGAATGGTTCGGACCAAACACCGTGGCCCAAGTGTTAAA GAAACTTGCACTTTTTGATGAATGGAATTCCTTGGCTGTTTACGTGTCTATGGACAACACGGTAGTGATTGAAGACATCA AGAAGATGTGCTGGTTCCCATCCCAGGATTGCCCCAGTGCCCACTGCAGTTCGCTGTTGCACAAGAGCCTTCTCAGCCGAAACAAGAGCCCAGGAGGGTTTTGCTGTGGCTGGAAGCCTCTGTTGCTGATCGTCCCTCTTCGCTTAGGGATAAACCACATCAATCCGGTTTATGTGGATGCTTTTAAG GAGTGTTTTAAGATGCCACAGTCCTTGGGAGCTTTAGGAGGAAAACCAAACAATGCCTACTACTTTATAGGGTTTTTAG GAAACGAGTTGATTTATTTGGACCCACACACCACCCAGCTATTTGTAGACTCTGAAGAAAATGGTACAGTAGATGACCACAGCTTCCACTGCCAACAGGCACCACATCGGATGAAGATTCTGAATCTGGATCCCTCCGTAGCATTG GGCTTCTTTTGTAAAGAAGAAAAGGACTTTGATAACTGGTGTAGTCTTGTGCAAAAG GAGATTCATAAGCAACAGAGTCTGCGGATGTTTGAGCTGGTTCAGAAACACCCCCCCCACTGGCCCCCTTTTGTACCTCCTACAAAACCAGAAGTAACGACAACTGGAGCAG AGCTCATTGAGTCCACGGATAAGCTTTTTGAATTGGAAGAAGAGTTCGAGATCCTGAGTGTCTGA
- the ATG4A gene encoding cysteine protease ATG4A isoform X2 has product MESEYLEELPETDEPVWILGRQHHLKNDKSKLLSDVSARLWFTYRRKFSPIGGTGPSSDAGWGCMLRCGQMMLAQALICRHLGRDWLWEKHRKQPEEYHKVLHCFLDRKDCCYSIHQMAQMGVGEGKSIGEWFGPNTVAQVLKKLALFDEWNSLAVYVSMDNTVVIEDIKKMCWFPSQDCPSAHCSSLLHKSLLSRNKSPGGFCCGWKPLLLIVPLRLGINHINPVYVDAFKECFKMPQSLGALGGKPNNAYYFIGFLGNELIYLDPHTTQLFVDSEENGTVDDHSFHCQQAPHRMKILNLDPSVALGFFCKEEKDFDNWCSLVQKIHKQQSLRMFELVQKHPPHWPPFVPPTKPEVTTTGAELIESTDKLFELEEEFEILSV; this is encoded by the exons AGTATCTAGAAGAGCTTCCAGAGACTGATGAGCCAGTGTGGATCTTGGGAAGGCAGCACCACCTTAAAAATG ATAAATCTAAACTATTGTCTGATGTAAGTGCTCGTCTTTGGTTTACCTATAGAAGAAAGTTTTCACCAATTG GTGGCACGGGCCCATCCTCCGATGCTGGCTGGGGCTGCATGCTGCGATGTGGACAGATGATGCTAGCCCAGGCTCTGATCTGCCGGCACTTGGGGCGGG ATTGGCTGTGGGAAAAACACAGAAAGCAACCTGAAGAATATCACAAGGTCTTGCATTGTTTCCTGGACAGAAAGGACTGCTGTTATTCCATCcaccaaatgg CACAGATGGGTGTTGGCGAAGGGAAGTCCATTGGCGAATGGTTCGGACCAAACACCGTGGCCCAAGTGTTAAA GAAACTTGCACTTTTTGATGAATGGAATTCCTTGGCTGTTTACGTGTCTATGGACAACACGGTAGTGATTGAAGACATCA AGAAGATGTGCTGGTTCCCATCCCAGGATTGCCCCAGTGCCCACTGCAGTTCGCTGTTGCACAAGAGCCTTCTCAGCCGAAACAAGAGCCCAGGAGGGTTTTGCTGTGGCTGGAAGCCTCTGTTGCTGATCGTCCCTCTTCGCTTAGGGATAAACCACATCAATCCGGTTTATGTGGATGCTTTTAAG GAGTGTTTTAAGATGCCACAGTCCTTGGGAGCTTTAGGAGGAAAACCAAACAATGCCTACTACTTTATAGGGTTTTTAG GAAACGAGTTGATTTATTTGGACCCACACACCACCCAGCTATTTGTAGACTCTGAAGAAAATGGTACAGTAGATGACCACAGCTTCCACTGCCAACAGGCACCACATCGGATGAAGATTCTGAATCTGGATCCCTCCGTAGCATTG GGCTTCTTTTGTAAAGAAGAAAAGGACTTTGATAACTGGTGTAGTCTTGTGCAAAAG ATTCATAAGCAACAGAGTCTGCGGATGTTTGAGCTGGTTCAGAAACACCCCCCCCACTGGCCCCCTTTTGTACCTCCTACAAAACCAGAAGTAACGACAACTGGAGCAG AGCTCATTGAGTCCACGGATAAGCTTTTTGAATTGGAAGAAGAGTTCGAGATCCTGAGTGTCTGA